Within the Salmo salar chromosome ssa12, Ssal_v3.1, whole genome shotgun sequence genome, the region TACAATCTAGATCAACTGATCGAATAGAATCTGAATTTAGTTTCTCATTACGTCCCTATCACAGGCTGGgattagacaggcagcccaattctgatttcCTCACTCGTTTGTCATTTGAGCAATCAGGTCTGAAAAGGATCTGTGATTGGTTAAAAGAACaatttgtgtgtggggggggaaatcacaattggtctgcctgtgtaaacgcagccttagaGATGCATTACATTTAGTGTTCTATTGTATCATATGGCCCCCATCTCCACTGTGGTAACAGTGGTGTGTATTAGTCTCCAGTGTGGTAACAGTGGTGTGTATTAGTCTCCAGTGTGGTAACAGTGGTGTGTATTAGTCTCCAGTGTGGTAACAGTGGTGTGTATTAGTCTCCAGTGTGGTAACAGTGGTGTGTATTAGTCTCCAGTGTGGTAACAGTATATCATCAGTACATAGATCCAACAAGACATGGTTTATCAACTAAATTACTTCTAATGAAAGTTCCAACAGAACGACCAAAAGTGTGTCATGGTTTACTTCCCATTTCTGATCAGACTTTGGTATTGTTATACTTCCAAATATTTGAGTAAAAAAAACGAAAGTAACACAGAGCAGATAGGCCTACACCttgttacatcccaaatggctccctagcccctatgtagtgcactacttttgaccagagggccCTGTAGTGTACCATTTGAGACACGCCAGACTGTCAGTCAGGTTATTAAACAGCCAAAACACTAAGAAAAATAACAATAGCCAATCAAAAGTGGGTTAAGGAGCGTTGTTAGGCAGAAACTTCTGTGCGGGAAAGCATAGTATAAGACAGTCTCCTCaaaatgtttgggggggggggtcaagggGGCAGGGTTCTCATTCCAGGTCAGTCCCAGTGTAGGTTTGGGATGGAGGGGGGTCTCCATTCACCTCTAGAGGACGAAGGGGAGGATGGGCGAGCGAAGAGGAGGGTAGTCCCGGAACTCTTTCAGGTAGCTGCGGTGCTTCCCCTTGGCCCACACCGTCATCTGGATGAAGCCCACCGCCGTGAAGAAAGCCACCGGCAGACACTGAGTCATCAAGGTGAAGCCAAACCACGAGcccagctacaggagaggagagctggtgttacacacacacacacctttatataTGTCACACACACTAAAGGCAGCTATGGGCAGACTACATGGGAGAAAGAACGATGGTGTtacacacacgcatatacataataatgtggatgttgattaaggcagcccccccccccctctgattcagaggggttgggttaaatgtggaagacacatttcagttgaataacTGACCAGCTATCCAACCCGGTTTCCTATACACTAGAATTTCACTGCCAACTTCTGCCACTAGGTGGCCATGAGCCTAACAACTACATTGAGAGACACATGTTACACACTTCCTCCTAACCAGCAGAGGGCAGTGTCACCCTGGACTAAATacagggtgaagttgcccctagacgctgATTTTTGcatttccccactaatggttaaggttatgattggtggaggggaagctgatcctagatctgtgcctagggGTCCAAGACTCACCTCATAGGTGTAGTTGGGACAGGAGACCAGCAGGAAGATCCAGGTGAAGGGGTTCTTAGTGGGGTAGGGGATCTTCCTGGTCTTAGAtcctgatggagggagagagagattcagtTTGTTGTGGGCTGCTGTTTTGTAGCAGACAGAGAAAACAGTGTGTATGTTGAATTGATTGATGTGTTGTAATGTTtgcatattcaataggagtgtgtaCCTGGTGGGCGGAGGTTCCGCAGGGCGATATGGATGGAGAAGTtaccaacctgacagaactgagaAGATAGCATCTACTAAATAACCATTTACTATGATATTGTTCTATTACTATAGTATACAGGATGAGTACATTATAGTAGAGTACATTATAGTAGAGCATAGAACAGTAGAGTCTTACCAGAAAGATGATGAGGGCAATCCTGACCTGCTGCTCACCATAGATTGCTGAAAAGACAAGGGTGGTTAATATAGTAGCGTACTCACTAGGGGGTGGTTAATATAGTAGCGTACTCACTATGGGGGTGGTTAATATAGTAGCGCACTCACTAGGGGGTGGTTAATATAGTAGCGCACTCACTAGGGGGTGTATACAGAGGGTGGTTAATACAGTAGCGTACTCACTAGGTGGTGTATACAGAGGGTGGTTAACATAGTAGCGTACTCactaggtggtgtatatagagggtggttaaTATAGTAGCGTACTCACTAGGTGGTGTATACAGAGGGTGGTTAATATAGTAGCGTACTCACTAGGTGGTGTATACAGAGGGTGGTTAACATAGTAGCATACTCACTAGGTGGTGTATACAGAGGGTGGTTAATATAGTAGCGTACTCACTAGGTGGTGTATACAGAGGGTGGTTAATATAGTAGCGTACTCACTAGGTGGTGTATACAGAGGGTGGTTAATATAGTAGCGTACTCactaggtggtgtatatagagggtggttaaTATAGTAGCGTACTCactaggtggtgtatatagagggtggttaaTATAGTAGCGTACTCACTAGGTGGTGTATACAGAGGGTGGTTAATATAGTAGCGTACTCACTAGGTGGTGTATACAGAGGGTGGTTAACATAGTAGCATACTCACTAGGTGGTGTATACAGAGGGTGGTTAATATAGTAGCGTACTCactaggtggtgtatatagagggtggttaaTATAGTAGCGTACTCactaggtggtgtatatagagggtggttaaTATAGTAGCGTACTCactaggtggtgtatatagagggtggttaaTATAGTAGCGTACTCactaggtggtgtatatagagggtggttaaTATAGTAGCGTACTCACTAGGTGGTGTATACAGAGGGTGGTTAATATAGTAGCGTACTCACTAGGTGGTGTATACAGAGGGTGGTTAATATAGTAGGCCATCCAGGCAGCAAAGCCCCAGTAGTAGGTGCAGTTCTGGAACACAGGAAGACAGAACACACTGTATCACACACAAGCgtcatcccaaattgcaccttattccctttatagcgcactaccttttaaccagggcccattacACTatccactatatagtgcactacttttgaccagagttatatgggccctggtcaaaagtagcgcattacataggaaatagggagcCAATTAGGATGCAAACCACAGTGTCAGATGACCCCAgaatctctcagcaggttcaaaGGTCACCCTGGGTTGAAGAGACAGGCTAGGGTTCCCCAGATGAGGTATGTGTAAGGTGATACACCCTCACGATGAGGTAAGAGGGCAACTAAGGCTGTGGTGtgtgtcagtcagagagagagaaagagtgtgtgttctgaatgtgtgtgtgtgtgtgtgtgtgtcaccttgaAGATGTTGCGTAGCGGCATGGTCCCGTGGGAGAAGCGATGGACAAACAGGGTCTCCAGGAGTCTCTTCAGGTAGTGGAAGGAGTGACACATACAGGCTAGACTgggatcacacacacaaactacattACCCAACATGCACCAGGATACTCACCATAGAAACCAAAGACAAAGGTTCTCTTTATTCCTGCCATTCGTAGTTCGATGAACTAGAGTTCAACTAGCAGACAAATATGATTCACATTAACAAGCGGCTCATTGCAGTTCCACTTAGATATACAGCCGTCAGACTACAGTCGTCTACacgacccagtgtgtgtgtgtgtgagagagactcacTGTACGACCCAGTGCTTGCTGGTGGTGAAGTCATATTTGGGGGCGTAGATGAAGGGAACACGGAAGTAGAACattaggtagaggaggagaggaccaccATACTCTGTCAGAAacacctgagagacagagacctatttcaattgactgacttccttatGTCAACTGTAACTAAAATTGtggcatttatattttttgttcggCATTATATAGTCCAGCTACAGATCATTCATAAACCCTGTCGTGTCAGAGCTCTGGATCATTCATAATAAACCCTGTCGTGTCAGAGCTCCGGATCATTCATAATAAACCCTGTC harbors:
- the tecrb gene encoding very-long-chain enoyl-CoA reductase, coding for MKHYEVEILDAKTKDKLCFLDKVEPNATIGEIKSMFHKSHPQWYAARQSIRLDPKGKSLKDEDVLQHLPVGTTATFYFRDLGAQISWVTVFLTEYGGPLLLYLMFYFRVPFIYAPKYDFTTSKHWVVHLACMCHSFHYLKRLLETLFVHRFSHGTMPLRNIFKNCTYYWGFAAWMAYYINHPLYTPPTIYGEQQVRIALIIFLFCQVGNFSIHIALRNLRPPGSKTRKIPYPTKNPFTWIFLLVSCPNYTYELGSWFGFTLMTQCLPVAFFTAVGFIQMTVWAKGKHRSYLKEFRDYPPLRSPILPFVL